The following coding sequences are from one Frigoribacterium sp. Leaf415 window:
- a CDS encoding aminotransferase-like domain-containing protein gives MSDKGTNLDPWYDSYADRTAGLSASEVRALFAVASRPEVVSLAGGMPYVSALPRELVTGAIDRVMADGGAMAMQYGSGQGTPAIREHIMQIMAMEGIRGSADDVVVTTGSQQALDLVTRLFVNPGDVVLAESPSYVGALGVFKAYQADVVHVPMDEHGLVPEALREAIATVTARGGRIKFLYTIPNFHNPAGVTLTWARRVEILEICRSAGILVLEDNPYGLLYFDQPAPQAMRSIDDEGVIYLGSFSKTLAPGFRVGWALAPHAIREKLILANESATLSPNSFGQFVITEYLDQADWRGQIETFRDLYRERRDAMISALGEYLPSLTWNVPDGGFFVWVGLPAELDSKAMLPRAVKELVAYTPGTAFFADGDGRQNIRLSFCYPTPESIRTGVARLANVVNGELDLLRTFSPASLSNPALRPQSVVVPPPNTN, from the coding sequence ATGAGCGACAAGGGCACCAACCTCGACCCGTGGTACGACTCGTACGCCGACCGTACGGCCGGCCTCAGCGCCTCCGAGGTCCGAGCCCTGTTCGCCGTCGCCTCGCGCCCCGAGGTCGTCTCGCTGGCCGGCGGCATGCCCTACGTCTCCGCCCTGCCCCGCGAGCTCGTCACCGGCGCCATCGACCGCGTCATGGCCGACGGGGGAGCGATGGCGATGCAGTACGGCAGCGGCCAGGGCACCCCGGCGATCCGCGAGCACATCATGCAGATCATGGCGATGGAGGGCATCCGCGGCAGCGCCGACGACGTGGTCGTCACCACGGGCTCGCAGCAGGCCCTCGACCTCGTCACCCGCCTGTTCGTGAACCCGGGCGACGTCGTGCTCGCCGAGTCGCCGAGCTACGTGGGCGCCCTGGGGGTCTTCAAGGCGTACCAGGCCGACGTCGTGCACGTCCCGATGGACGAACACGGACTCGTGCCCGAGGCGCTGCGTGAGGCCATCGCGACGGTCACGGCCCGCGGCGGGCGGATCAAGTTCCTGTACACGATCCCGAACTTCCACAACCCTGCCGGTGTCACCCTCACCTGGGCCCGCCGCGTCGAGATCCTCGAGATCTGCCGCTCGGCCGGCATCCTCGTCCTCGAGGACAACCCCTACGGGCTGCTCTACTTCGACCAACCGGCCCCCCAGGCGATGCGCTCGATCGACGACGAGGGAGTGATCTACCTCGGGTCGTTCTCCAAGACCCTCGCACCCGGCTTCCGGGTGGGCTGGGCACTCGCCCCGCACGCCATCCGCGAGAAGCTCATCCTCGCCAACGAGTCGGCCACCCTGTCGCCGAACTCGTTCGGGCAGTTCGTCATCACCGAGTACCTCGACCAGGCCGACTGGCGTGGGCAGATCGAGACCTTCCGCGACCTGTACCGCGAGCGGCGCGACGCGATGATCTCGGCGCTGGGGGAGTACCTGCCGTCGCTCACGTGGAACGTACCCGACGGGGGCTTCTTCGTCTGGGTGGGGCTGCCGGCCGAGCTCGACTCGAAGGCCATGCTGCCCCGAGCGGTCAAAGAGCTCGTGGCCTACACGCCCGGCACGGCGTTCTTCGCCGACGGCGACGGTCGGCAGAACATCCGCCTGTCGTTCTGCTACCCGACGCCCGAGTCGATCCGCACCGGCGTGGCCCGCCTGGCGAACGTCGTCAACGGCGAACTCGACCTGCTGCGCACGTTCTCGCCCGCGAGCCTGTCGAACCCGGCTCTTCGCCCGCAGAGCGTCGTCGTTCCGCCGCCGAACACCAACTGA
- a CDS encoding DUF6049 family protein, with translation MRLFFAVIAALLAVFVVSAGLPATTARAASAPTGDGITMTVEPASDGVLRPDDDLTLGVTVTNDGDSDLAATTARVYLDREPFTTRSKLASWLDPDDVSGDDYLGRQLVQVDVPAVSAGSSVALDTVVVPADRLGLTGRAFGARALGARVLDASGSQVAQTRSSVVWYPADSFQPTRVAVAVPITTPESETGVLDASALAAYTSDGGVLRRELDAVAGTGATLGIDPMIIASIRLLGTEAPQSAVDWLTELQALPSDMFPLAYADADVAGLRQAGATTVPAVTSLDTLVDPTRFEDMPAPTDTPTEAPGQGTDDGSGTGVAGSDPSALPSDGATDQPTGEPSPSETPGDGVVLPTTAQLLDFPWTQRDVVWPRESSVVSADLTAFAAGSYTSTIVSSGNVDVDGDSTENAAVTIGAVPAVVSDDPLSDLVTQAAEATSLAEWQATMARLSATVATIAYERPSDARTLLTTLEREWPSTGQFLTRTLQAVDGLPWVSGATLTDALASTPSTATVVDSPESDARLDQLRDLVSADERVVDFSTALAEPQLVTESARLRTMALASHAWRDNVDGFPAEVASAVADATATSGLVAVVQGSPISILGDRSALPLYLENKTDSVATVKLNLTPSNSILSIERSPIEVTIQPQSQTRVSVPVQSVANGTVSVQLQLVSLSGVAIATPVDVPLSVQAGWETAITWIFGVAFAALFVGGLYRTFRKRRRARDEARSSGDGPSADAAPSPDAAASPPVQESM, from the coding sequence ATGAGACTCTTCTTCGCCGTGATCGCCGCCCTGTTGGCGGTGTTCGTCGTGTCGGCGGGGCTGCCGGCGACCACGGCCCGGGCGGCGTCCGCCCCCACGGGCGACGGCATCACGATGACCGTCGAGCCGGCCTCCGACGGCGTGCTGCGACCCGACGACGACCTCACCCTCGGGGTCACCGTGACGAACGACGGCGACAGCGACCTCGCGGCGACCACGGCCCGGGTCTACCTCGACCGCGAACCGTTCACCACGCGGTCCAAGCTCGCCTCGTGGCTCGATCCCGACGACGTCTCGGGCGACGACTACCTCGGGCGCCAGCTCGTCCAGGTCGACGTGCCCGCGGTCTCCGCCGGGTCGTCCGTCGCCCTCGACACCGTCGTCGTGCCCGCCGACCGCCTCGGCCTGACCGGCCGCGCCTTCGGGGCGCGTGCGCTCGGGGCCCGCGTGCTCGACGCGTCGGGCAGCCAGGTGGCGCAGACCCGCAGCAGCGTGGTCTGGTACCCCGCCGACAGCTTCCAGCCGACCCGCGTGGCGGTCGCCGTGCCGATCACGACGCCCGAGAGCGAGACGGGCGTCCTCGACGCCTCCGCCCTCGCCGCCTACACCTCGGACGGCGGGGTGCTGCGACGCGAGCTCGACGCCGTGGCCGGCACCGGCGCGACCCTGGGCATCGACCCGATGATCATCGCGTCGATCCGCCTGCTCGGCACCGAGGCCCCGCAGTCGGCCGTCGACTGGCTCACCGAGCTGCAGGCCCTGCCGAGCGACATGTTCCCGTTGGCGTACGCCGACGCCGACGTCGCCGGGCTGCGACAGGCCGGCGCGACGACCGTCCCGGCCGTGACCTCGCTCGACACCCTGGTCGACCCCACCCGCTTCGAGGACATGCCCGCACCGACCGACACGCCCACCGAGGCGCCGGGTCAGGGGACGGACGACGGCTCGGGCACCGGCGTCGCCGGATCCGACCCCTCCGCCCTGCCGAGCGACGGGGCCACCGACCAGCCGACCGGCGAGCCGTCGCCCTCCGAGACGCCCGGCGACGGCGTGGTCCTGCCCACCACCGCCCAACTGCTCGACTTCCCGTGGACGCAGCGCGACGTCGTCTGGCCGCGCGAGTCGTCCGTCGTGTCCGCCGACCTGACCGCGTTCGCCGCCGGCTCGTACACGTCGACCATCGTCTCGAGCGGCAACGTCGACGTCGACGGCGACTCGACCGAGAACGCCGCGGTCACGATCGGTGCCGTCCCGGCCGTCGTCTCGGACGACCCGTTGTCCGACCTGGTCACCCAGGCGGCCGAGGCGACGAGCCTGGCCGAGTGGCAGGCCACGATGGCCCGGCTCTCCGCCACCGTCGCGACCATCGCCTACGAGCGGCCCAGCGACGCCCGCACCCTGCTGACCACGCTCGAGCGCGAGTGGCCGTCGACCGGGCAGTTCCTCACCCGCACGCTGCAGGCCGTCGACGGCCTTCCCTGGGTCAGCGGCGCCACCCTGACCGACGCCCTGGCGAGCACCCCGTCGACGGCGACCGTCGTCGACAGTCCCGAGAGCGACGCCCGTCTCGACCAGCTGCGTGACCTCGTGTCCGCCGACGAGAGGGTCGTCGACTTCTCGACCGCCCTCGCCGAACCGCAGCTCGTCACCGAGTCGGCCCGACTGCGCACGATGGCCCTGGCCTCGCACGCCTGGCGCGACAACGTCGACGGCTTCCCCGCCGAGGTCGCCTCGGCCGTGGCCGACGCGACCGCGACGTCGGGTCTCGTGGCCGTCGTCCAGGGCTCGCCGATCTCCATCCTCGGCGACCGCTCGGCCCTGCCCCTCTACCTCGAGAACAAGACCGACTCGGTCGCGACGGTGAAGTTGAACCTGACGCCGTCGAACTCCATCCTCTCGATCGAGCGAAGCCCCATCGAGGTGACGATCCAGCCTCAGTCCCAGACCCGGGTCAGCGTGCCCGTGCAGTCCGTCGCCAACGGGACGGTCTCGGTGCAGCTCCAGCTGGTCAGCCTCTCGGGCGTGGCGATCGCCACCCCGGTCGACGTCCCGCTCTCGGTGCAGGCCGGGTGGGAGACCGCCATCACCTGGATCTTCGGCGTCGCCTTCGCCGCGCTGTTCGTCGGCGGCCTCTACCGCACCTTCCGCAAGCGCCGCAGGGCGCGCGACGAGGCCCGGTCGTCCGGCGACGGCCCGTCAGCCGATGCGGCCCCGTCACCCGATGCGGCCGCCTCGCCGCCCGTCCAGGAGTCCATGTGA
- the trxA gene encoding thioredoxin, whose amino-acid sequence MSSAKAVTDASFEADVLNSDKTILVDFWAEWCGPCRAVSPILDQIAAEHGDKIEIVKLNVDDNPQTAMKYQITSIPAMKVYRGGEVVKTVIGAKPKPALEADLAEFIA is encoded by the coding sequence ATGAGCAGCGCCAAAGCAGTGACCGACGCGTCCTTCGAGGCCGACGTCCTCAACTCCGACAAGACGATCCTCGTCGACTTCTGGGCCGAGTGGTGCGGCCCGTGTCGCGCCGTCTCGCCGATCCTCGACCAGATCGCCGCCGAGCACGGCGACAAGATCGAGATCGTCAAGCTCAACGTCGACGACAACCCGCAGACCGCCATGAAGTACCAGATAACCTCGATCCCGGCCATGAAGGTCTACCGCGGCGGCGAGGTCGTCAAGACCGTCATCGGTGCCAAGCCCAAGCCGGCCCTCGAGGCCGACCTGGCGGAGTTCATCGCGTAG
- the murJ gene encoding murein biosynthesis integral membrane protein MurJ: protein MSNQGGLGRASILLASGTMVSRVLGFVKAAVLAAAIGQSASRAADSFALANQLPNNIYALIAGGLLSAVLVPQIVRAATSDDGGQRFINKIVTLGTIVFAAVGLAGTLLAPVLVRLYAQQSTDGGAGFTSDQLALATAFAYWCLPQIFFYAMYSLLSEVLNARQVFGPFTWAPVLNNVVSIAGLVVFMVMFGGAVENSAVDVWTGDRIFVIAATATLGVLAQAAFLLLFWRRAGLTFRPDFRWRGVGLGATGKAAGWLFGMVLVTQLAGLVQSRVATLGSEVGASNAVLANAWLLFMLPHGIIAVSIGTAYFTRMSGHASRGDLRAVRTDMSQSLRAIGMFMVFAAVAMCVVAYPFARFFEVDFAGSTRTAEVILGYMPGLVLFSVLFIVQRVFYSMHDQRTPFFLQLVQSGIFVAGVAISAAVVSPEHIAMAIAITTSIAGSSQAVVALVVVKKRLGGIDGRWVLRRYVQFFVFSLVAGAVGVVVVTVLGGFSADGFAQSGRVPGVLTVVVAGAVMGLVYGALLWFARIPELRVLTTPVTARLAPTVSRLLRR from the coding sequence GTGAGCAACCAGGGCGGTCTCGGTCGCGCCAGCATCCTCCTTGCGTCCGGGACGATGGTCTCGCGCGTCCTCGGCTTCGTGAAGGCGGCCGTGCTGGCCGCCGCGATCGGGCAGTCGGCCAGCCGGGCAGCCGACTCGTTCGCCCTCGCGAACCAGCTGCCGAACAACATCTACGCGCTGATCGCGGGTGGCCTGCTCAGCGCCGTGCTCGTGCCCCAGATCGTGCGGGCGGCGACCTCCGACGACGGGGGGCAGCGGTTCATCAACAAGATCGTGACCCTCGGCACCATCGTCTTCGCGGCCGTGGGCCTGGCCGGCACGCTGCTCGCCCCCGTGCTCGTGCGGCTCTACGCGCAGCAGAGCACGGACGGCGGGGCGGGATTCACCTCGGACCAACTCGCCCTCGCGACCGCCTTCGCCTACTGGTGCCTGCCGCAGATCTTCTTCTACGCCATGTACTCGCTGCTGAGCGAGGTGCTCAACGCCCGACAGGTGTTCGGGCCCTTCACCTGGGCGCCGGTGCTCAACAACGTCGTCTCCATCGCCGGCCTCGTCGTCTTCATGGTCATGTTCGGCGGAGCCGTCGAGAACTCGGCGGTCGACGTCTGGACCGGCGACCGCATCTTCGTCATCGCGGCGACGGCCACCCTGGGCGTCCTGGCGCAGGCGGCGTTCCTGTTGCTGTTCTGGCGCCGTGCGGGTCTGACCTTCCGCCCCGACTTCCGCTGGCGCGGAGTCGGCCTCGGCGCGACGGGCAAGGCCGCCGGGTGGCTGTTCGGCATGGTGCTCGTCACCCAGTTGGCCGGGCTGGTGCAGAGCCGCGTCGCCACCCTGGGCAGCGAGGTCGGCGCCTCGAACGCGGTGCTCGCGAACGCCTGGCTGCTCTTCATGCTGCCGCACGGCATCATCGCCGTGTCGATCGGCACCGCCTACTTCACGCGCATGAGCGGCCACGCCTCGCGCGGCGACCTGCGGGCCGTCCGCACCGACATGTCGCAGTCGCTCCGCGCCATCGGCATGTTCATGGTGTTCGCCGCGGTCGCCATGTGCGTCGTGGCCTATCCGTTCGCCCGGTTCTTCGAGGTCGACTTCGCCGGGTCGACCCGCACGGCCGAGGTGATCCTCGGCTACATGCCCGGCCTCGTCCTGTTCAGCGTGCTGTTCATCGTGCAGCGGGTGTTCTACTCGATGCACGACCAGCGCACGCCCTTCTTCCTGCAGCTCGTCCAGTCGGGCATCTTCGTCGCGGGCGTCGCGATCTCGGCCGCCGTGGTGTCGCCCGAGCACATCGCGATGGCCATCGCCATCACGACCTCGATCGCGGGCTCCAGCCAGGCCGTGGTCGCGCTCGTCGTCGTCAAGAAGCGGCTGGGCGGCATCGACGGCCGCTGGGTGCTGCGCCGCTACGTGCAGTTCTTCGTCTTCTCGCTCGTCGCCGGGGCGGTGGGCGTCGTCGTCGTGACCGTCTTGGGTGGTTTCTCCGCCGACGGCTTCGCCCAGTCCGGCCGTGTGCCGGGCGTGCTGACGGTCGTCGTGGCCGGGGCCGTCATGGGCCTGGTCTACGGCGCACTGCTCTGGTTCGCGCGGATCCCCGAGCTGCGGGTGCTGACCACGCCGGTGACCGCACGTCTCGCACCGACCGTCTCGCGCCTCCTGCGTCGCTGA
- the trxB gene encoding thioredoxin-disulfide reductase gives MRQVIIIGSGPAGYTAGIYAARAGLRPLIVASSVEAGGELMKTTEVENFPGFPEGIQGPELMFKMQEQAEKFGAEVLLDDVTAVDLTGDVKKVTLGNGTVEESLTVIFATGSAYRKLGLADEERLSGRGVSWCATCDGFFFKEKAIAVVGGGDSAMEEATFLTRFASKVYVIHRSSSLRASKIMQDRAHANEKIEFLFDKQVTAILGGEKATGVTLTDTVDGSTTDLDLDGLFIAIGNDPRVHLVHGQVDLTSDGTIAVQGRSSKTNLTGVFAAGDVIDATYRQAATAAASGTVAALDVEHYLASLDQTFLAEQTVGSAEGVETSESVVA, from the coding sequence ATGCGCCAGGTCATCATCATCGGTTCCGGCCCCGCCGGCTACACGGCCGGCATCTACGCCGCCCGGGCCGGTCTGCGCCCCCTCATCGTCGCGAGCTCGGTCGAGGCCGGCGGCGAGCTCATGAAGACCACCGAGGTCGAGAACTTCCCCGGCTTCCCCGAGGGCATCCAGGGCCCCGAGCTCATGTTCAAGATGCAAGAGCAGGCAGAGAAGTTCGGTGCCGAGGTGCTGCTCGACGACGTCACCGCCGTCGACCTGACCGGCGACGTCAAGAAGGTCACCCTGGGCAACGGCACCGTCGAGGAGAGCCTCACGGTGATCTTCGCGACGGGCAGCGCGTATCGCAAGCTCGGCCTCGCCGACGAGGAGCGCCTGAGCGGCCGCGGCGTCAGCTGGTGCGCCACCTGCGACGGCTTCTTCTTCAAGGAGAAGGCGATCGCCGTCGTCGGCGGCGGCGACTCGGCCATGGAGGAAGCGACGTTCCTGACCCGCTTCGCCTCGAAGGTCTACGTCATCCACCGCTCGAGCAGCCTGCGCGCGTCGAAGATCATGCAAGACCGGGCCCACGCGAACGAGAAGATCGAGTTCCTGTTCGACAAGCAGGTCACGGCGATCCTCGGCGGCGAGAAGGCCACCGGCGTCACCCTGACCGACACGGTCGACGGCAGCACGACCGACCTCGACCTCGACGGCCTCTTCATCGCCATCGGCAACGACCCCCGCGTGCACCTCGTGCACGGTCAGGTCGACCTGACCTCGGACGGCACCATCGCCGTGCAGGGGCGCAGCTCGAAGACCAACCTGACCGGCGTCTTCGCCGCGGGCGACGTCATCGACGCGACCTACCGCCAGGCGGCCACCGCCGCGGCCTCGGGCACCGTCGCGGCGCTCGACGTCGAGCACTACCTGGCCTCGCTCGACCAAACCTTCCTGGCCGAGCAGACCGTGGGGTCGGCCGAGGGCGTCGAGACGTCCGAGTCCGTGGTCGCCTGA